The nucleotide window TATATATGCTTCATACTGCATGGCATTGGGGATATCCATTTCCATACCCCGATTAATGGCATCTTTGGCCAAATAAACGGCGCTCGAACTTTTTTTCAAAATCCGTTTTGCTATCCCTTTTGCTTCCTCCAGTAGATTTTCCGGAGCCACTACTCTTTGCACCAAGCCGATACGCAATGCTTCCTGCGCATCCACCATATCGGCAGTATAAATCAAAAGCTTAGCCATTCCCCGTCCTACCAAACGAGCCAGCCGCTGGGTTCCGCCAAATCCGGGAACAATACCTAAACCCACTTCAGGCTGACCGAATTTTGCTGTCTCGGAAGCAATACGGATATCGCAAGCCATCGCCAACTCACAGCCGCCGCCTAAAGCAAACCCATGAACAGCTGCAATAACCGGCTTGGTGCAT belongs to Veillonellales bacterium and includes:
- a CDS encoding short-chain-enoyl-CoA hydratase, which codes for MSEYSNLLFNEEAGVAVITINRPKALNALNSAVLDDLNQAFDEVAANDAVKVVILTGSGEKAFVAGADITQMKDMNVIEGKIFAEKGQSTFLKIEQCTKPVIAAVHGFALGGGCELAMACDIRIASETAKFGQPEVGLGIVPGFGGTQRLARLVGRGMAKLLIYTADMVDAQEALRIGLVQRVVAPENLLEEAKGIAKRILKKSSSAVYLAKDAINRGMEMDIPNAMQYEAYIFGTCFASEDQKEGMTAFVEKRKPLFSGRFGK